A genome region from Coturnix japonica isolate 7356 chromosome 13, Coturnix japonica 2.1, whole genome shotgun sequence includes the following:
- the PANK3 gene encoding pantothenate kinase 3 isoform X2, which yields MKIKDAKKPSFPWFGMDIGGTLVKLAYFEPIDITAEEEQEEVESLKSIRKYLTSNVAYGSTGIRDVHLELKDLTIFGRRGNLHFIRFPTHDLPTFIQMGRDKNFSTLHTVLCATGGGAYKFEEDFRTIGNLQLHKLDELDCLVKGLLYIDSVSFNGQAECYYFENASEPERCQKMPFNLDDPYPLLVVNIGSGVSILSVHSKDNYKRVTGTSLGGGTFLGLCSLLTGCESFEEALEMASKGDSTHADKLVRDIYGGDYERFGLPGWAVASSFGNMIYKEKRETVSKEDLARAILVTITNNIGSIARMCAVNEVF from the exons ATGAAGATCAAGGATGCCAAGAAGCCGT CATTCCCATGGTTTGGAATGGACATTGGGGGAACCTTGGTGAAACTTGCCTATTTTGAACCTATTGATATCACTGcggaggaggagcaggaggaagtcGAAAGCTTGAAGAGCATCCGCAAGTACCTGACATCGAACGTGGCCTATGGATCCACAGGCATTCGGGATGTCCACCTGGAGCTGAAAGACTTAACGATTTTCGGTCGGAGAGGAAACTTGCACTTTATTCGATTTCCGACTCATGATCTGCCTACTTTTATCCAAATGGGAAGGGATAAAAACTTCTCGACGCTGCATACGGTGCTCTGTGCCACAGGAGGTGGAGCTTACAAGTTTGAAGAAGACTTTCGCACA attgGAAACCTCCAGCTGCACAAACTGGACGAGCTTGACTGCCTTGTCAAAGGCTTGCTGTACATAGACTCTGTCAGCTTCAATGGCCAGGCAGAGTGCTATTACTTTGAAAATGCCTCAGAACCTGAGCGATGCCAGAAGATGCCTTTTAACCTGGATGACCCGTATCCACTGCTGGTTGTTAACATTGGTTCAGGAGTCAGTATTTTATCGGTTCATTCCAAAGACAACTATAAGAGAGTAACTGGAACAAG tcTAGGTGGAGGAACCTTCCTTGGTTTATGCAGTTTGTTGACAGGCTGTGAAAGTTTTGAAGAAGCTTTGGAAATGGCATCCAAAGGAGACAGCACACATGCAGACAAGCTGGTTCGAGATATCTATGGGGGAGACTATGAAAGATTTGGCTTGCCAGGATGGGCTGTAGCATCCAG TTTTGGGAATATGATCtacaaagagaagagagagactGTTAGCAAAGAAGATCTTGCCAGAGCCATATTGGTCACCATCACCAATAACATCGGGTCCATTGCCCGGATGTGTGCAGTAAATGAG GTGTTCTAA
- the PANK3 gene encoding pantothenate kinase 3 isoform X1 — MKIKDAKKPSFPWFGMDIGGTLVKLAYFEPIDITAEEEQEEVESLKSIRKYLTSNVAYGSTGIRDVHLELKDLTIFGRRGNLHFIRFPTHDLPTFIQMGRDKNFSTLHTVLCATGGGAYKFEEDFRTIGNLQLHKLDELDCLVKGLLYIDSVSFNGQAECYYFENASEPERCQKMPFNLDDPYPLLVVNIGSGVSILSVHSKDNYKRVTGTSLGGGTFLGLCSLLTGCESFEEALEMASKGDSTHADKLVRDIYGGDYERFGLPGWAVASSFGNMIYKEKRETVSKEDLARAILVTITNNIGSIARMCAVNEKINRVVFVGNFLRVNTLSMKLLAYALDYWSKGQLKALFLEHEGYFGAVGALLGLPNFS; from the exons ATGAAGATCAAGGATGCCAAGAAGCCGT CATTCCCATGGTTTGGAATGGACATTGGGGGAACCTTGGTGAAACTTGCCTATTTTGAACCTATTGATATCACTGcggaggaggagcaggaggaagtcGAAAGCTTGAAGAGCATCCGCAAGTACCTGACATCGAACGTGGCCTATGGATCCACAGGCATTCGGGATGTCCACCTGGAGCTGAAAGACTTAACGATTTTCGGTCGGAGAGGAAACTTGCACTTTATTCGATTTCCGACTCATGATCTGCCTACTTTTATCCAAATGGGAAGGGATAAAAACTTCTCGACGCTGCATACGGTGCTCTGTGCCACAGGAGGTGGAGCTTACAAGTTTGAAGAAGACTTTCGCACA attgGAAACCTCCAGCTGCACAAACTGGACGAGCTTGACTGCCTTGTCAAAGGCTTGCTGTACATAGACTCTGTCAGCTTCAATGGCCAGGCAGAGTGCTATTACTTTGAAAATGCCTCAGAACCTGAGCGATGCCAGAAGATGCCTTTTAACCTGGATGACCCGTATCCACTGCTGGTTGTTAACATTGGTTCAGGAGTCAGTATTTTATCGGTTCATTCCAAAGACAACTATAAGAGAGTAACTGGAACAAG tcTAGGTGGAGGAACCTTCCTTGGTTTATGCAGTTTGTTGACAGGCTGTGAAAGTTTTGAAGAAGCTTTGGAAATGGCATCCAAAGGAGACAGCACACATGCAGACAAGCTGGTTCGAGATATCTATGGGGGAGACTATGAAAGATTTGGCTTGCCAGGATGGGCTGTAGCATCCAG TTTTGGGAATATGATCtacaaagagaagagagagactGTTAGCAAAGAAGATCTTGCCAGAGCCATATTGGTCACCATCACCAATAACATCGGGTCCATTGCCCGGATGTGTGCAGTAAATGAG aaaataaatagagtTGTGTTTGTTGGCAATTTTTTACGTGTGAATACTTTGTCAATGAAGCTTCTTGCATATGCACTGGATTACTGGTCGAAAGGCCAGCTGAAGGCCTTGTTCCTAGAACATGAG GGCTACTTTGGAGCTGTTGGTGCTCTTCTTGGGCTGCCTAATTTCAGTTGA